The Croceicoccus marinus genome contains a region encoding:
- a CDS encoding NAD+ synthase, which produces MADTLTITFAQHNQRVGDLAGNADAMLAARQRARAAGADLIVFPEMHLIGYPPEDLVLKPALIERAAAELDRLASATDEDGPGMLVGSVFVRDGALHNGVALLDGGRITATRFKHELPNYGTFDEQRLFTPGDLPDPVLFRGAMLGLPICEDIWHPDVCRHLADMGAQIFICINGSPYEIDKDVLRIDGVAKRRAIDTGVPLAYLNRVGGQDELAFDGASFVINGDGTLAAQLPDWEEVEISTRWVRGRDGWSCVPGALHRLADHPEDIYCAMVTALRDYVDHNGFPGVLLGLSGGIDSALCAAVAVDALGADRVWCVMLPSRFTSQDSLDDAEACAKALGCRLSTIPIQPAVTGFDDMLAGDFADRDVDLTEENIQSRIRGVTLMALSNKFGHMLVTTGNKSEMSVGYATIYGDMAGGYNPLKDAYKTTVFELARWRNRARPKIGKVPKGEVIPANIIAKPPSAELRPDQKDSDSLPDYDLLDGILHGLVEHEKSVDQLVVEGFDREVVQRIERLLHLAEYKRRQAAPGVKLGARNFGRDRRYPITHSFRSG; this is translated from the coding sequence ATGGCCGATACGCTCACGATCACTTTCGCCCAACATAACCAGCGTGTCGGCGATCTCGCCGGGAATGCCGATGCCATGCTGGCCGCACGCCAGCGAGCCAGGGCGGCGGGCGCGGACCTGATCGTCTTTCCCGAAATGCACCTGATCGGCTATCCGCCCGAGGATCTGGTGCTGAAACCCGCGCTGATCGAACGCGCCGCCGCCGAACTCGACCGGTTGGCCAGTGCGACGGACGAGGACGGGCCCGGCATGCTGGTCGGCAGCGTGTTCGTGCGCGACGGGGCGCTGCACAATGGCGTCGCGCTGCTGGACGGCGGGCGCATCACCGCCACGCGCTTCAAGCACGAGCTGCCCAATTACGGCACGTTCGACGAGCAGCGCCTGTTCACCCCCGGCGACCTGCCCGACCCGGTGCTGTTCCGCGGCGCGATGCTGGGCCTGCCGATCTGCGAGGATATCTGGCACCCCGACGTGTGCCGCCACCTGGCCGACATGGGCGCGCAGATCTTCATCTGCATCAACGGCAGCCCGTACGAGATCGACAAGGACGTGCTGCGCATCGACGGCGTCGCCAAGCGCCGCGCGATCGATACCGGCGTTCCGCTCGCCTATCTGAACCGCGTCGGCGGACAGGACGAGCTGGCGTTCGACGGTGCCAGCTTCGTCATCAACGGCGACGGCACGCTGGCCGCGCAATTGCCCGACTGGGAAGAGGTGGAAATTTCGACCCGCTGGGTGAGGGGCCGCGATGGCTGGTCCTGCGTGCCGGGCGCGCTGCACCGGCTGGCCGACCATCCGGAAGACATCTATTGCGCGATGGTCACGGCGCTGCGCGATTATGTCGACCACAACGGCTTTCCGGGCGTGCTGCTGGGCCTGTCGGGCGGGATCGACAGCGCGCTATGCGCCGCGGTCGCGGTCGATGCGCTGGGCGCGGACCGGGTGTGGTGCGTGATGCTGCCAAGCCGCTTTACCAGCCAGGACAGCCTCGACGATGCCGAGGCCTGCGCCAAGGCGCTGGGCTGCCGCCTGTCGACCATCCCGATCCAGCCCGCCGTGACCGGTTTCGACGACATGCTGGCGGGCGATTTCGCCGACCGCGACGTCGACCTGACCGAGGAGAACATCCAGTCCCGCATCCGCGGCGTCACGCTGATGGCGCTGTCGAACAAGTTCGGCCACATGCTGGTCACCACCGGCAACAAGAGCGAGATGAGCGTCGGCTATGCGACCATCTATGGCGACATGGCGGGCGGGTACAATCCGCTGAAGGACGCCTATAAAACGACGGTGTTCGAACTGGCTAGATGGCGCAATCGCGCCCGCCCCAAGATCGGCAAGGTCCCGAAGGGCGAGGTGATCCCGGCCAATATCATCGCCAAGCCGCCCAGCGCGGAGTTGCGGCCCGACCAGAAGGATTCCGATTCGCTGCCCGACTACGATCTGCTCGACGGCATATTGCACGGGCTGGTGGAGCACGAGAAGAGCGTGGACCAGCTTGTCGTGGAAGGGTTCGATCGGGAGGTGGTCCAGCGCATCGAACGGCTGCTGCACCTGGCCGAATACAAGCGGCGGCAGGCCGCGCCCGGCGTGAAGCTGGGAGCGCGCAATTTCGGGCGCGACCGGCGCTATCCCATCACCCACAGTTTCCGGTCGGGCTGA
- a CDS encoding putative bifunctional diguanylate cyclase/phosphodiesterase translates to MRTRQAAVLSRDELLLARRLADYARRAPVAVMLSALSAMIVWNLAPRGALAAWHMLSAAWLVIVGAVSGARIWQARRIDALTIDFGYISRQAQMAEWLAYGDALCWAGCLSLIGSLLDYPARVTVCILLIGMLTTSAITLRSMPRVGISLTVAFVAGGVMATALSGPVSDFVNIPIMTLYAAVVLYCFRADAAVYEARFHAEFEVHESAETIQLLLHDYEAQSADWLWRVDHAGCLVGVCDRFGEAAALPPPEIEGKELVSLFRPGPAREHLSHRLLRREPFRDLTIELADTADESIGGRWWMLSASPREDGTIRGVARDVTAARRTEQRVAYMAHHDGLTGLANRFLFGETLAGQLARQRRSDKCALLYLDLDHFKTINDTLGHSCGDLLLTEAARRITSKVKGHDLVSRLGGDEFAVLLTRFRDTEEALAVAERIVEAICEPFRIEGQKLNISTSVGVAFFSGTGGNSDDLLRQADLALYAAKARGRGCFARFEPWMEDRERERAALESDLRSAIREGQFALHFQPLVKIDSGEVAGFEALVRWDHPTLGVVMPGEFIPIAEDTGLIVPLGEWILRNAIMQAATWREGLRVAINLSPIQLRSPRLMSQLVTAIAHTGIDPGRIELEITENVLMQESEANVALLHKLRELGVRISLDDFGTGYSSLNYLRSFPFDKIKIDKCFVADLEQREDCQAIIRAVTSLAGTLGMDTVAEGVERKEQLDWLRQAGCTEVQGYYISYPFNIEELSDGRPLDGEREHWRSAIRHLPSAA, encoded by the coding sequence ATGCGCACAAGGCAGGCGGCGGTTCTAAGCCGCGACGAATTGCTGCTGGCCCGGCGGCTGGCCGATTACGCCCGCCGCGCGCCCGTTGCGGTGATGCTTAGCGCGCTATCGGCGATGATCGTGTGGAACCTGGCTCCGCGCGGCGCGCTGGCGGCCTGGCACATGTTGTCCGCCGCCTGGCTGGTGATCGTCGGCGCCGTCAGCGGGGCCCGCATCTGGCAGGCAAGGCGGATCGACGCGCTGACCATCGATTTCGGCTATATCAGCCGCCAGGCGCAGATGGCCGAATGGCTCGCCTATGGCGATGCGCTGTGCTGGGCGGGCTGCCTGTCGCTGATCGGGTCGCTGCTGGACTACCCGGCGCGGGTGACGGTGTGCATCCTGCTGATCGGCATGCTCACGACCTCCGCCATCACGTTGCGCTCGATGCCGCGGGTCGGCATCTCGCTGACGGTGGCCTTTGTCGCGGGCGGCGTCATGGCGACGGCGCTCAGCGGGCCGGTCAGCGATTTCGTCAATATCCCGATCATGACGCTTTATGCCGCGGTGGTGCTGTACTGCTTCCGCGCCGATGCCGCCGTCTATGAAGCGCGCTTCCATGCCGAGTTCGAGGTTCACGAAAGCGCGGAGACGATCCAGCTGCTGCTCCACGATTACGAGGCGCAGAGCGCGGACTGGCTGTGGCGCGTCGACCACGCGGGCTGCCTGGTCGGCGTATGCGACCGGTTCGGCGAAGCGGCCGCGCTGCCCCCGCCCGAGATCGAGGGCAAGGAACTTGTCAGCCTGTTCAGGCCCGGCCCCGCGCGCGAGCATCTTTCGCACCGTCTGCTGCGCCGCGAACCGTTCCGCGACCTGACGATCGAGCTGGCCGACACGGCGGACGAGTCGATCGGCGGGCGCTGGTGGATGCTGTCGGCCTCCCCGCGCGAGGACGGCACGATCCGCGGCGTCGCCCGCGACGTTACCGCCGCGCGCCGCACCGAACAGCGGGTCGCCTATATGGCGCATCACGACGGGCTGACGGGTCTGGCCAATCGCTTCCTGTTCGGCGAAACGCTGGCCGGGCAGCTCGCACGCCAGCGGCGGAGCGACAAGTGCGCGCTGCTCTATCTCGACCTCGACCATTTCAAGACGATCAACGACACGCTTGGCCACAGCTGCGGCGACCTGCTGCTGACCGAGGCGGCGCGCCGCATCACCAGCAAGGTCAAGGGCCACGACCTCGTCTCGCGGCTGGGCGGGGATGAATTCGCCGTGCTGCTGACCCGGTTCCGCGATACCGAGGAAGCGCTGGCGGTGGCCGAACGCATCGTCGAGGCGATTTGCGAACCCTTCCGGATAGAGGGGCAGAAGCTCAATATCTCGACCAGCGTGGGGGTCGCGTTCTTCAGCGGCACCGGCGGCAATTCTGACGATCTGCTGCGGCAGGCGGATCTGGCGCTCTATGCCGCCAAGGCGCGCGGGCGCGGCTGTTTCGCGCGCTTCGAACCGTGGATGGAGGACCGCGAGCGCGAGCGCGCTGCGCTGGAATCCGACCTGCGCTCCGCGATCAGGGAAGGGCAGTTCGCGCTGCATTTCCAGCCGCTGGTCAAGATCGACAGCGGCGAGGTCGCCGGGTTCGAGGCGTTGGTGCGCTGGGATCACCCGACGCTGGGCGTCGTGATGCCGGGCGAGTTCATCCCCATCGCCGAGGATACCGGCCTGATCGTGCCGCTGGGCGAATGGATCCTGCGCAACGCGATCATGCAGGCCGCCACCTGGCGCGAGGGGCTGCGCGTGGCGATCAACCTGTCGCCCATCCAGCTGCGCAGCCCGCGGCTGATGTCGCAGCTGGTCACCGCGATCGCGCATACGGGCATCGATCCCGGCCGGATCGAGCTGGAGATCACCGAAAACGTGCTGATGCAGGAATCCGAGGCCAATGTCGCGTTGCTGCACAAGCTGCGCGAACTGGGTGTGCGGATCTCGCTCGACGATTTCGGGACGGGCTATTCCTCGCTCAATTATCTGCGCAGCTTTCCGTTCGACAAGATCAAGATCGACAAATGCTTCGTCGCCGACCTCGAACAGCGCGAGGATTGCCAGGCGATCATCCGCGCCGTCACCTCGCTGGCGGGCACGCTGGGCATGGACACGGTGGCCGAGGGGGTGGAACGCAAGGAACAGCTCGACTGGCTGCGGCAGGCGGGCTGCACCGAGGTGCAGGGCTATTACATCTCGTACCCCTTCAATATCGAGGAACTCAGCGATGGCCGCCCGCTCGACGGCGAGCGCGAGCATTGGCGCAGCGCGATCCGGCACCTGCCGAGCGCAGCGTGA
- the gltX gene encoding glutamate--tRNA ligase has translation MIVTRFAPSPTGQLHVGNIRTALHNALLARKAGGRFMLRIDDTDAERSREDFVEAIRADLDWLGLTPDGEERQSARLALYEQAFERLRAAGRVYRAYETAQELDLKRKILLGRKLPPIYDRAALDLTDQDHAHFAAEGKAPHWRFRLDHGEAIAWDDGIRGPQHFDASAMSDPVVRRADGSWLYMLPSCIDDIDMGITDVLRGEDHVSNTAVQIQMFTALNAPPPRFAHEALLVGGEGKLSKRLGSTGVADFREQGLEPMAINSLLARIGTSQPVEAKQDMTALTDGFDLSTFGRAPARFDEAELLRLNAQLVHAMDHADAAPRLPEGMDEKAWLTIRPNLERVSDAREWWQVVTGPVECPELSDEDAAFVGASADAAEAMDWSDESGTWKALTEALKQATGRKGKALFLPLRLALTGIDHGPDMNALLPLIGRDRAAQRLRAAGSRPAA, from the coding sequence ATGATCGTCACCCGCTTCGCTCCGTCGCCCACCGGGCAGCTTCACGTCGGCAATATCCGCACCGCGCTGCATAATGCGCTGCTGGCGCGCAAGGCGGGCGGGCGTTTCATGCTGCGCATCGACGACACCGATGCCGAACGGTCGCGGGAGGACTTTGTCGAGGCGATCCGCGCCGATCTGGACTGGCTTGGCCTGACCCCGGACGGCGAGGAGCGGCAATCGGCAAGGCTGGCGCTGTACGAGCAGGCGTTCGAACGGCTGAGGGCTGCGGGTCGCGTCTATCGTGCCTATGAGACGGCGCAGGAACTGGATCTGAAGCGCAAGATCCTGCTGGGGCGCAAGCTGCCGCCGATCTACGACCGCGCCGCGCTGGACCTGACCGACCAGGATCACGCGCATTTTGCTGCAGAGGGCAAGGCGCCGCATTGGCGCTTCCGGCTGGACCACGGCGAGGCGATAGCCTGGGATGACGGCATACGCGGGCCGCAGCATTTCGACGCATCGGCCATGTCCGATCCGGTTGTGCGGCGCGCCGACGGGTCGTGGCTCTACATGCTGCCCAGCTGCATCGACGATATCGACATGGGCATCACCGACGTTCTGCGCGGCGAGGATCACGTGTCCAATACTGCCGTGCAAATACAGATGTTTACCGCACTTAATGCGCCGCCCCCGCGCTTCGCGCATGAGGCGCTGCTGGTCGGCGGGGAAGGGAAACTGTCGAAGCGTCTCGGTTCCACGGGCGTGGCCGATTTCCGCGAGCAGGGGCTTGAGCCGATGGCGATCAATTCGCTGCTGGCTCGGATCGGCACTTCGCAGCCGGTGGAAGCGAAGCAAGACATGACGGCGCTGACCGACGGCTTTGACCTGTCCACCTTCGGCCGCGCGCCCGCCCGCTTCGACGAGGCGGAATTGCTGCGGCTCAACGCGCAGCTGGTGCATGCGATGGACCATGCCGACGCCGCGCCCCGCCTGCCCGAAGGCATGGATGAGAAGGCGTGGCTGACGATCCGCCCGAACCTGGAGCGGGTGAGCGATGCGCGCGAATGGTGGCAGGTCGTGACCGGTCCGGTCGAATGCCCCGAACTGTCGGATGAGGATGCCGCATTCGTCGGCGCGTCAGCCGACGCGGCCGAGGCTATGGACTGGAGCGACGAGAGCGGCACGTGGAAGGCGCTGACCGAAGCGCTGAAACAGGCGACCGGCCGCAAGGGCAAGGCGCTGTTCCTGCCGCTGCGGCTGGCGCTGACCGGCATCGATCACGGGCCGGACATGAACGCCCTGCTGCCGCTGATAGGGCGTGACCGCGCAGCGCAAAGGCTGCGGGCCGCCGGATCGCGGCCCGCCGCCTGA
- the rpoC gene encoding DNA-directed RNA polymerase subunit beta' — protein sequence MNELTKFANPAAKPETFDQIQIGLASPERIRSWSFGEIKKPETINYRTFKPERDGLFCARIFGPVKDYECLCGKYKRMKYKGVVCEKCGVEVTVTKVRRERMGHIELAAPVAHIWFLKSLPSRIGLLLDMQLKQLERVLYFESYIVTEPGLTPLEKFQLLTEDELLDAQDEYGEDAFSAAIGAEAVKTMLMDLDLEQERDDLMEELATTKSALKPKKIIKRLKVVESFIDSGNRPEWMILEVVPVIPPELRPLVPLDGGRFATSDLNDLYRRVINRNNRLKRLMELRAPDIIVRNEKRMLQEAVDALFDNGRRGRVITGANKRPLKSLSDMLKGKQGRFRQNLLGKRVDYSGRSVIVTGPELKLHQCGLPKKMALELFKPFIYARLDAKGLSMTLKQAKKWVEKERKEVWDILDEVIREHPVLLNRAPTLHRLGIQAFEPVLIEGKAIQLHPLVCSAFNADFDGDQMAVHVPLSLEAQLEARVLMMSTNNILSPANGKPIIVPSQDMVLGLYYLSMDLEGEPGEGSMLGDMAEVHQALEVGAVTLHSKIVTRVPQSDEAGKTYLKRVETTPGRMLIGECLPKNHKVPFEVVNRLLTKKDIGDVIDQVYRHTGQKDTVLFADAIMVLGFRHACRAGISFGKDDMIIPDAKEPLVEETKNQVAEYEQQYQDGLITWQEKYNKAIDAWSRCGDQVAAAMMDEIKAQPKDEDTGRLKPINSIYMMSHSGARGSPAQMKQLAGMRGLMAKPSGEIIETPIISNFKEGLTVLEYFNSTHGARKGLADTALKTANSGYLTRRLVDVSQDCVIVEEDCGTEKALEMRAIIQGGSTIASLGERILGRTLAEDIVHAKTGEVLASKGQLLDEAAIKTIEEAEAQVAKIRSPLVCEAQQGVCGKCYGRDLARGTPVNIGEAVGVIAAQSIGEPGTQLTMRTFHIGGAAQLNETSHLEAVSDGKLVYRDMPTITDKRGRRLSMARSGEILVIDAEGREREMHRVPYGTVILFDDGAQVKQGDRMAEWDPFTLPIITEQSGVVKYQDIIDGKTMTEQVDEATGIAQRVVTEYRAAGRSKKEDLRPRITLLGQASDETEAARYMLAPGTSLSVEDGAEVQAGDILARASREAAKTRDITGGLPRVAELFEARKPKDNAVIAKVSGRIEFVRDYKAKRKIAIIPEEGEPVEYLIPKSKVIDVQEGDFVKKGDNLISGSPDPHDILEVLGIEALAEYLVNEIQEVYRLQGVKINDKHIETIVRQMLQKVEITNGGDTTLLPGEQVDLEEMLEYNSKLGKGKEPAEGKPVLLGITKASLQTRSFISAASFQETTRVLTQAAVEGKKDSLIGLKENVIVGRLIPAGTGAGMNRVRVTANSRDAALRAQYRKMQEALIAADTAAAEHEAELAQGPEAAIGDDPLAAVEGETRGTDADAGDYLNPEAADGDAAAVEETGADQTVETDQDGDDNA from the coding sequence ATGAACGAACTGACGAAATTCGCGAACCCGGCTGCCAAGCCCGAGACCTTCGACCAGATCCAGATCGGCCTGGCGAGCCCGGAGCGTATCCGCAGCTGGTCCTTCGGCGAGATCAAGAAGCCCGAGACCATCAACTACCGCACGTTCAAGCCCGAGCGTGACGGTCTGTTCTGCGCGCGCATCTTCGGCCCCGTGAAGGACTATGAGTGCCTGTGCGGCAAGTACAAGCGCATGAAGTACAAGGGCGTCGTCTGCGAGAAGTGCGGCGTCGAGGTCACCGTGACCAAGGTGCGCCGCGAACGCATGGGCCACATCGAGCTGGCCGCGCCCGTCGCGCATATCTGGTTCCTGAAGTCGCTGCCTTCGCGCATCGGCCTGCTGCTCGACATGCAGCTCAAGCAGCTTGAGCGCGTGCTGTATTTCGAGAGCTATATCGTGACCGAGCCGGGCCTCACCCCGCTCGAGAAGTTCCAGCTGCTGACCGAGGACGAGCTTCTCGACGCGCAGGACGAATATGGCGAGGACGCCTTCAGCGCCGCGATCGGTGCCGAGGCGGTCAAGACCATGCTCATGGACCTCGACCTCGAGCAGGAGCGCGACGACCTCATGGAGGAACTCGCGACCACGAAGTCGGCGCTCAAGCCCAAGAAGATCATCAAGCGTCTGAAGGTCGTCGAGAGCTTCATCGATTCGGGCAACCGTCCCGAGTGGATGATCCTTGAAGTCGTGCCGGTCATCCCGCCCGAACTGCGCCCGCTGGTGCCGCTCGACGGTGGCCGCTTCGCGACCTCGGACCTCAACGATCTGTATCGCCGCGTGATCAACCGCAACAATCGCCTCAAGCGCCTGATGGAGCTGCGCGCGCCGGACATCATCGTTCGCAACGAAAAGCGCATGCTGCAGGAAGCCGTCGACGCATTGTTCGACAACGGCCGCCGCGGCCGCGTCATCACGGGTGCAAACAAGCGTCCGCTGAAGTCGCTGTCCGACATGCTGAAGGGCAAGCAGGGCCGCTTCCGCCAGAACCTGCTGGGCAAGCGCGTCGACTATTCGGGCCGTTCGGTCATCGTGACCGGGCCGGAATTGAAGCTGCATCAGTGCGGCCTGCCCAAGAAGATGGCGCTCGAACTGTTCAAGCCGTTCATCTACGCCCGCCTCGACGCCAAGGGTCTGTCCATGACCCTCAAGCAGGCGAAGAAGTGGGTCGAGAAGGAGCGCAAGGAAGTCTGGGACATCCTGGACGAGGTGATCCGCGAGCACCCGGTTCTGCTGAACCGCGCGCCGACGCTGCACCGTCTTGGCATCCAGGCGTTCGAGCCCGTGCTGATCGAAGGCAAGGCGATCCAGCTGCACCCGCTCGTCTGCTCGGCCTTCAACGCCGACTTCGACGGCGACCAGATGGCTGTCCACGTGCCGCTTTCGCTGGAAGCCCAGCTGGAAGCGCGCGTGCTGATGATGTCGACCAACAACATCCTGTCGCCCGCCAACGGCAAGCCGATCATCGTGCCTTCGCAGGACATGGTGCTGGGCCTGTATTACCTCTCGATGGACCTCGAGGGTGAGCCGGGCGAAGGCAGCATGCTGGGCGACATGGCCGAGGTGCACCAGGCTCTCGAAGTGGGTGCGGTGACGCTTCACTCGAAGATCGTGACCCGCGTTCCGCAGTCGGACGAGGCCGGCAAGACCTATCTCAAGCGCGTGGAGACTACTCCGGGCCGCATGCTGATCGGCGAATGCCTGCCCAAGAACCACAAGGTTCCGTTCGAGGTCGTCAACCGCCTGCTGACCAAGAAGGACATCGGCGACGTCATCGACCAGGTCTATCGCCACACCGGCCAGAAGGACACGGTGCTGTTCGCCGACGCCATCATGGTGCTGGGCTTCCGCCACGCGTGCCGTGCGGGCATCTCGTTCGGCAAGGACGACATGATCATCCCCGACGCCAAGGAACCGCTGGTCGAGGAGACCAAGAACCAGGTCGCGGAATACGAGCAGCAGTACCAGGACGGCCTGATCACCTGGCAGGAAAAGTACAACAAGGCGATCGACGCGTGGAGCCGTTGCGGCGACCAGGTCGCAGCCGCCATGATGGACGAGATCAAGGCCCAGCCCAAGGACGAGGACACCGGCCGTCTCAAGCCGATCAACTCGATCTACATGATGTCGCACTCCGGTGCGCGTGGCAGCCCGGCGCAGATGAAGCAGCTGGCCGGCATGCGCGGCCTGATGGCCAAGCCTTCGGGCGAGATCATCGAGACGCCGATCATCTCGAACTTCAAGGAAGGCCTGACCGTCCTTGAATACTTCAACTCCACCCACGGCGCCCGCAAGGGCCTCGCGGACACCGCGCTCAAGACCGCGAACTCGGGTTACCTGACCCGCCGACTGGTCGACGTCTCGCAGGACTGCGTGATCGTGGAAGAGGATTGCGGGACCGAGAAGGCGCTGGAAATGCGCGCGATCATCCAGGGCGGTTCGACCATCGCCTCGCTGGGCGAGCGTATCCTGGGCCGTACCCTGGCCGAGGACATCGTCCACGCCAAGACCGGCGAAGTGCTGGCCAGCAAGGGCCAGCTGCTGGACGAGGCAGCGATCAAGACGATCGAGGAAGCCGAGGCGCAGGTCGCCAAGATCCGCTCTCCGCTGGTCTGCGAAGCGCAGCAGGGCGTGTGCGGCAAATGCTATGGCCGTGACCTGGCGCGCGGTACGCCGGTCAACATCGGCGAGGCTGTCGGCGTGATCGCCGCGCAGTCGATCGGCGAGCCCGGCACCCAGCTGACGATGCGGACGTTCCACATCGGCGGCGCGGCGCAGCTCAACGAAACCTCGCATCTGGAAGCGGTGTCGGACGGCAAGCTTGTCTATCGCGACATGCCGACCATCACCGACAAGCGCGGCCGGCGCCTGTCGATGGCCCGCAGCGGCGAGATCCTGGTGATCGACGCCGAAGGGCGCGAGCGCGAAATGCACCGCGTGCCTTACGGTACCGTCATCCTGTTCGACGACGGGGCCCAGGTGAAGCAGGGCGACCGGATGGCCGAATGGGATCCGTTCACGCTGCCGATCATCACCGAGCAGTCGGGTGTCGTGAAGTACCAGGACATCATCGACGGCAAGACCATGACCGAGCAGGTCGACGAAGCGACGGGCATCGCCCAGCGCGTCGTGACCGAATATCGCGCCGCGGGCCGGTCCAAGAAGGAAGATCTGCGTCCGCGGATCACCCTGCTGGGCCAGGCGAGCGACGAGACCGAGGCGGCGCGCTACATGCTTGCCCCGGGCACGTCGCTGTCGGTCGAGGATGGTGCGGAAGTGCAGGCCGGCGACATTCTGGCCCGTGCCAGCCGTGAAGCCGCCAAGACCCGCGACATCACCGGCGGTCTGCCGCGCGTTGCCGAGCTGTTCGAGGCGCGCAAGCCCAAGGACAATGCGGTCATCGCCAAGGTCTCGGGCCGGATCGAGTTCGTCCGCGACTACAAGGCAAAGCGCAAGATCGCGATCATCCCGGAAGAGGGCGAACCGGTCGAGTACCTGATCCCCAAGTCCAAGGTGATCGACGTCCAGGAAGGCGACTTCGTCAAGAAGGGCGACAATCTGATCAGCGGCTCGCCCGATCCGCATGACATTCTGGAAGTTCTGGGGATCGAGGCGCTGGCCGAGTATCTCGTGAACGAGATCCAGGAAGTCTATCGCTTGCAGGGCGTGAAGATCAACGACAAGCACATCGAGACGATCGTTCGCCAGATGCTGCAGAAGGTCGAGATCACGAACGGCGGCGACACCACGCTGCTGCCGGGCGAGCAGGTCGATCTGGAGGAAATGCTCGAGTACAACTCCAAGCTGGGCAAGGGCAAGGAACCGGCCGAAGGCAAGCCGGTCCTGCTGGGCATCACCAAGGCGTCGCTGCAAACCCGCAGCTTCATCTCGGCCGCTTCGTTCCAGGAAACCACCCGCGTGCTGACGCAGGCGGCGGTCGAAGGAAAGAAGGACTCGCTGATCGGTCTGAAGGAAAACGTGATCGTGGGCCGCCTCATCCCCGCCGGTACCGGCGCGGGCATGAACCGGGTCCGCGTCACGGCCAACAGCCGCGATGCAGCCCTGCGCGCCCAGTATCGCAAGATGCAGGAAGCGCTGATCGCGGCAGACACCGCCGCAGCCGAGCACGAGGCCGAGCTGGCCCAGGGTCCGGAAGCGGCGATCGGCGACGATCCGCTGGCGGCGGTCGAGGGTGAGACCCGCGGCACCGACGCGGATGCGGGCGATTACCTGAACCCCGAAGCCGCCGACGGCGACGCAGCGGCAGTCGAGGAGACCGGTGCAGACCAGACGGTCGAGACCGATCAGGACGGCGACGACAACGCCTGA